In Plutella xylostella chromosome 8, ilPluXylo3.1, whole genome shotgun sequence, the genomic stretch AAGGACTTCTTACATAGCGTTGGGTTAACTCAAACAGTTCAGCAACCTACTCACTTTGCCAACGACCACTGTGAGACGCTGATAGATGTCGTTTGCACAGATAGTACAATTGGCCACACTAACGTAGATTATATACCGGCACTAGGTAGACATGCATTTATCACAGCAAcgttaaacataaagaaaccAAAGTTCACTCCTAAATTTATGAACATTCGACCGCTAAGCGATATACTTTGGAACTACTTCAACAATGACCTAAATAACTTAGATTGGGAAAGTATAATGCAATGTGATGACATAAATAGTATGGTGGACGCTTTCAATAACTTGATTCTACAATTATTTGATCTTCATGCgccagaaaaaaatatatgtatcaGGGATCCCGGATACCCGTGGATCACcgagaatataaaatatatgatgtATTTGCGAAACGAAGccttcaaaaaatataaattaactagGTCAgaagttaataaaaattactaccttgacttaaaaaaattggttatTTCTACATTAGACAAGGAAAAACGCGCCTACTATGAgttttacattaataataatagtaaaaactCGGCGACACTgtggaaaaatttaaaaaaaacagtactGCGAAGTCATAAGTCGACTGACCTACCACCACAATTTAATGATCCGGACGCCATAAATACACACTTTTTAAATTTGCCTTCGAAGGAGGAACTAAATTTTGCTGACTTAGCATATTTTGAAAGTAACAGATTTGGTGATTCCAAATTCCAAATTAAACCTGTAGATAgcaaaacagtacaaaaattcattaatatattaaaatctaACGCACAAGGCATCGATCGTATATCTCTTAAAATGCTTTGCCTCACTCTTCCGCGAACGCTGGACGTCATAacgtatattataaattactcACTAATGAACTATACATTCCCGCAACTATGGAAAACTGCCATCATAAAACCTATACCTAAGACATCGTGTCCCTCTACTGTTAATGAATTAAGGCCGATAAGTATACTAGCTTGCCTGtctaaaatattagaaaaagtTGTATGCGATCAGATGAGCCAATATATTGAATGCAATAACATTCTCCCTACTGTCCAGTCCGGGTTTAGGAAGTTTCGCAGTACAACAACGGCTCTCCTCGATGTAGTCGATGATATACTCTGTTCGCAAGATAAAGGTCAGGGCACTATTTTAACGCTATTAGACTTCTCGCGTGCCTTCGATACTATTAGCGTCCCTCGCCTACTGGCCAAACTGACCTACTATGGATTTGAAGCCGATACAGTAAGGTGGTTCTATAGCTATCTCAGCCAACGATCACAAATTGTAAAACTTACCAATATTAATGGCGAAACGAAAATTTCCTCAGCTAGTCAAGTGACCAGAGGAGTCCCACAAGGGTCTATACTTGGACCTATTCTATTTATTCTGTACGCCTGTGATATAGTAGACTGCAtaaaaaactgtaaatatcATATCTATGCAGACGACCTACAGATATACCTATCATGTGTCCCAGATGGCACTGCAGATACAGTAACATTAATAAATGAGGATTTAAACCAAATAGTAGCATGGTCTAAAAGTAATTCGCTCTTACTGAATCCCACCAAATCACAGTTTCTTATAATAGGATCAAAACAACaagtttcaaaaataaaagccaATAACCCCGATATAAAGGTAGCTGGCGAGTCAATCCAAATGGTAAGTGAAGCTAAAAACCTCGGCATTTACTTTGACTCTAACCTGCGCTTCGAGAaacatgttttaaatttagtgTCAAACTGCTTTTATAGATTAAAAATTCTTTATCGTATAAGACCCTACATAAAAACTGAGATTCGTGAGCAGTTATGTGAAAGTTtagttttatctaaattaaattatgctgACACAGTATACGGTCCTTGCATCTATGGTAAAACACAGCGTCTTTTACAGCGAGTGCAAAACGCTTGTGCCCGATACTGCTACACCATCCCTGCTCGTAGTCACGTTACTCCGTACCTCATAAGATCaaagttattgaaattggCAAGCCGTCGGCACCTTCACTTTGCCTGCCTTCTATTTGGGATTATACAGAAACGGCTGCCCGAATATCTGTTTAATAAACTACGGTGGTCACGTGACCTCAACTCTCACCGAACCAGGGCATCCTCCTACCTGCTTCTAACCCCTCAGCATAAATCAGCATCGTTTGCGGGAAGCTTCTCCTTTAACTCCACACACTGTTGGAATAAATTGGATCCTGGATTGCGCGACCTGAAAACCGTAAAATCGTTTAAGTCTAAGTTAAAAACAATTCTGCTAACAAAACAACAGTCGACCCATCTACGGGTATAGTAGTCGTAGTTATGGAGAAGTTTGCAGGTTTTCTATGACATTGCTCTAGTGATTATTATAACTACTTTAACACACATTTTAACTCAacccaatattattataggagGCGTTAGTTCAAGTGACTATTTGAATTGGGcagtgaaaataaataaataataggtacttacactagTTTTCTTCGCAATACACAAATGGACTCCCGCGGCATAATATAATCTTCCattattgtacatattttcttATCTCCAAAATCATCCCATTTTTTGCAACACAGCTAATGTTCACAGCTACCTTCAATATGAATACCTTCtgaaagaaacataaaatcaAGGTAACAAAGTAAAACCACAATGCCATGTATGTAAGTAACgaatttatttagtaattacATACCTTTAGTCTATGACTTCATTCCCAATATCCATcgtaaaattgtattattcattacacaaaaatataccactCGCCTACAGATTCACTACATGATATTTCTAATTACGTTTTAAATCACaatcatatatttatttacagtttatgGCACAGTGTGGGCGCAGCACGGCGGCAGCGTAGGCACTGAAAGCCTTTTACAGCCGCGTGAGGCACTCGGGGCCGCTGAAAACACGAACCGCTTATGCGTGTGAAGTACCCCGGGTGACCTTGGTTCACAGCTGCCGGCCGTGCACTTGCCATAACTAcctatttatacataaatatacaatactaCGTCAGTGGCATCATAAAGGGAAGcggctgaaaatcagcgcggtagtaggtaatatattatCTTCTACCGCCTTAGCTGAGCCGCCGTCCGTTTCGGTGCCAGACAACGCACACATATCCTctcatttatttcttttgtttagTCATAATGTCTTTGTGTTCATTTATTACtgtttttcattatgttttcttttttttttctgtgtgtGTGCGATGGCACggaataaacgtttttattattattattattattattaagttccAGTaacatatggaacgtcaatgtcaggtggaacttttcatCTAATGTATgtagtacactcacgagcaaagatGGTCTAGGTCTAGAACAGGTTTTAGAGATtgacgaaaactataaaagtttcagttttctcgcatacaaagtggcgcctctagcggaaactaccATGAAACTTTTAGCAGAAAATGTATGCacttgacagaagaaaaccaaaacttgtttcgtttacgtaaattgcaaaacccgtactagacgCCAAAGGTTATGAGGATGGAGTGGGAGGATCTCGCAGCCGCTGCCCAAGATCGAGTCAGATGGAGAAATCTTCTCAAAGCCCTTTGTCCCTGCTGAGGGACGTCAggatggatgtatgtatgtactagACGCCCTGGTGTGTATACTACGTAAatttgatacgtcactcgtgGAGGCTACTATTGTGCACCCCAAAACAAAGTAATACATGTAGTATGCAGgtttgtgtatgtgtgtgttatatctatgtatgtgtAAACATTGCGTATCTAAATTGCACTCAGAGACATCTAGCGGTAATTGCGTCGTGTCGCGCCATAACTCTAGTGGCAGCTTTAGGTCATGGTCGAAGAGCGGTGCGGTTTGCTAGAGGTTATCTTGgcttttgtaataaaataaattacagctTTTCGGCGTTAATCGTTAAAAAACTTTAAGCTTAGAATGCTATGATAAGTACGCAACCCACAAGGCGTTATACTTAGCAATTGACAAGTATAATCGATAATTAATCGTGCAAGTAAACCGTCCCATTCAAATTTGAcctaaaaaataagtttgaaaatgaaatacacaatttaAAATACGAAAAAGTCGTGAATTCgtataataaaatgattatataTCCGGGTTCggattcaataaataatacatttccTTCATCCAGATCGAACTTATGCATGTTTTAAATCCGATCGACCGAAATAGCTGCATTGTACTACTGATGAAACCGTTTTAGCATCCACTTCGTTCAAATATGATACTCCATTCTCTTTTTAAAATCATGGACCTTTACTAAAAATTACCAAAATAAATTACCGGAACGTTTTCTTCCGTAACATACACACTCAAGAGAGCAATTAATAAGTTCCACTTACTATAATAAATGTCATCACCAAATGACCCTATTCCGATGCGCTGTTAATTGTACTACAATATTGCATACGGTGTCATTTCCGTactaatttggtgcttttctcactggaacttctTCTACCTATACAAAACCGTATTTTTCCTTACCTGTTGTATTGTGCCAAATTTGCTTTCTTATTATGAGTACAATATTTCGGCAATAGTATTTTTAcgattgcacaaatataaacagGATTTCAATACTCTCCCGTCGTAGAACCTTCCCCGGGGAGGCTCGCCAAATTTATGGCCCAAGACGTCCGAGATAGTCGGATGCTCCGGAGTTGGGCATATTTACGGTAAAATTGAAACAGTAAAGATTTTATCCGAAACTTATGGCCTTTATCGAAGCCTTCTCCAGGCTTAGCACCTATAAGACGAAACAAAAGcaaattgtttctttatttatgGACGCAGACACTTCAAGTATTGATGAAGACCAtacagttatattttttacaatatttggtTTTGTTATCAGAATGGACGGcccatattaaaatttattcacCTCAATTCCTAAagattgtttttatttgttgcaGATCTCTACGCAAGTTACTTCATAGTAttcaagttaaataaaaaggtAAGAATATCTACTTTTATTAGTTTACCGATAAtgttaagtataagtacctagttaaaaaaatcgtgTCGCGCACAAAGTAATTTCACGTTATCTACTATGGTAAATCACGCGGACGCCCATAGCATTCATTCTTTTCCACGTATCTGgcaaataaaaacacacacacggCCACAATGAATTCGAAATGAACTCATTTGAAATCCAAATACGCACGGAAACTCTTGTTGTTGGGGCATTTCACAAGTCTCCATTTCGGACAACGTTACGGTGAAAAATAGCGCCGGCCGTTGGCCGATAATGCGCGTGGCAGCGCCATCCATCAGCGCCGGCGGAAGCCCAACTACTGCGTAGTGCTGGGACTAAGAGCTCAGTTTCCTTAGTTTTTTCTTTAAGGCAAAAGGTGATGTGTCTATGTATCTATATGATGTGTGTGAATAATACAAATTGGGGATTTGATGTGTGTCGTGTTATGCGAGGGTGTTTAATAAGCTCTATTGGGTGTCCTTAGacatgtacttaatatatttttttatttatttacataaaatttatcacacattttttatattttttacaggatTATTTACAGCAATGGCAAAGAAACACAAGTTTAGATGCGTCAGAATAAGTCAGAAATGAAACGAACAAGCAAGCGGAAAGTAACCAACTCCTGCAATAATCAGGAGGTTGCTTCACCAAACAACTAGACatgtaaaagaaaaataaactgaTCTACTCGACAGTCATATCAAAAACCATATCTCATATACCGAAAGAaacttttaaacatattttatcctGTGCTAGTCACCTTTTATGTGATTGTAGTCTTAATATCGCTCAATAAATACTTCGACATTCCTAAAGTGAGAGTGAGTTTAGAGAATACTCAGACGATATCGTAAGTGCACATATCAGAAGCTGCAATAATGTTTTTCCTAAGAAGAAGGACGTGGATTATAAAGACCCTGCTGGTTGGGACAGCACTATGGTTCATGGTAGCGCTAATAACGCACGGAGGGAGGAACAGCATCGAAGGCTCGGCGCAGGTGGAATATGACGAGCCAGAAGCAAAGTCCTTTAAATCTTCCAAAAGGAAAAGTGAGCCGGCAGCGTACGGAAGCAACCTTTCCGATGGTGATTCATTTATCTAGCTTTGTGCATGCTCTTGTACGGTGCAGGGACTTTTAGATATTAACTTATAATGGAATTCCTTGCATGCTATATTATCACGGTTTAATCAGGCAGGTTCATTTTCATGCGCCGTATTGATTAGAATGACTATTGGGGTTGAAATATTGTGTTGTGATGATGCGGTTTGTTTCTCTCTACCTAATGTAGATAatcttcatattttattttgatcacTGGATCTTATTCCTACAAATACCATTGTATTCTTGGCCCAAGCTTTatactttattaatttcaatCTTAACTATTTACCAGTAGATAGTTTTCAAtggttattttgatattagaGTTAAATAAAGTAGAATCACTTCTTAAATATAACCTTAACATAAACAAATTTGCATTATGTGTAATGGTATTATCTGTTCACTCTATCGCTTTATCTGGGATAAGACCGCTATTCTTTAGTGAATTCACTCGGAACGCGACTGCCATTCATGGTGGAATTGGTCCGCGAGTGAATTTGCGAGTGAATGAATAGCTGGCTTAACACATTGCATGTTAATTGTTTGCGTTTGCAGCCCAGAGTCATTTCAATTGGATCATACGCCTCGCAGACGACGGAGGTACGTTTTTGAGCTTTACTGATGCACTGATAATAGTAGTATAGTTAGCAACTTACTAACAAATGAATAGATTTAAGAAAATTTCAGAGCAAATACTTCGTCAAGTTTTGtatgaagtacctacctagtagttaggtattataattaggAATTAATAAACGAATTATTTGATCTGAATTCCATAACTTCACCagtttatttcattaaatagtttttttttcataattttattgaatgaAAATATGTTGTTTGTTGTTTATCGTTTGTCTATAATGATGTTTATTGTTTAGCTATAAGTAGCTTATACATTTTCCATTAATCAAACTAGGTAATTTAGACAATTtcaatacatataaaatttccGAATCAGGcttgaaatttaaatatacttgtactcattattgaaaatttatgaatacttaGTAGCATCACCATACATATGAATGATCCATAGAGCAAAgactaaaacaataaataaaaccacTTTTATGAACCATAGAGCAAATATTCTAAAAATGTCATTCCCACATCTCAAGGTCTGGGCGTGTTGGCCGCGCCGGGCGCCGACACGGCCCTGGGCGAGCTCGGCAAGCCGGTGGTGCTGCCGAAGAACATCAGCGAGGAGACCAAGCTGGCCGTCAGCGAGGGCTGGAAAAAGAACGCCTTCAACCAGTATATTAGCGACCTGATCTCCGTTCGGCGGAAACTGCCGGACCCTAGGGATGAATGgtgaggtttttttttaaaacgaaaaaatataaaagattTGCGAAAAATATTCGGTGTCTAGCACCACACCCCCAAACAAACgcattgtatattatattgcATCTATgttaaattatacaaaaaaagaGTGTGTTGTCCAGCACCGAAAAGACCCGCGCCTTAGCTTACACCGCTACACTAGAAGTGAGGTGGCATCCACCAACTTGACGCTGAAACACgtcttttattgttattaactGATGCtgatatgatgatgataaccaTACTGTATGgggagaaaaatataaaaataataacattgatCAGTCAGTGCGTATGTCTGATACCGCGCTTCCGTTCCGGATGTGCACTTTAACCAAGAATAACTTCATAAATGGCAATAATAAGTAAGATGTAAATACTTGACTCAGAATCAACATAATACTTTTATCATTTCCAGGTGCAAGGTTCCTGGGAGGTATCTGACGAATCTACCTCAAACATCTGTCGTCATCTGTTTCCACAATGAGGCCTGGTCTGTGCTGCTTCGCACAGTCCACTCTGTCATCGATCGATCTCCAGAACACTTGTTAAAGGAAATCATCCTTGTTGATGATTTTTCTGATATGCGTAAGgagataaacaatattttgcatTCTTTTACAATGCAATGTTGTGTAAAAGATTTTAtcacttatattttttattccagCGCATTTGATGCAACAGTTGGATGATTACATGTCTTCGCTGCCAAAGGTCAGAATTATTCGCGCCAACCGACGTGAAGGTCTGATTCGTGCAAGACTTCTTGGAGCTCGATATGTCACAGCCCCGGTGTTAACGTACCTTGATAGCCATTGCGAGTGTGCAGAAGGTAAAAATCTATTCATTGATGAACTAAGATGTAAATAGAATATACAAAAAGCTAAGATTAAacctttgttttgttttcaggTTGGCTCGAACCCTTGTTGGACCGTATAGCAAGAAACAAAACAACGGTAGTGTGTCCTGTCATTGACGTTATAGACGATGCTACTCTGGAGTTCCACTACAGAGACTCCAGTTCGGTCAATGTAGGTGGCTTTGACTGGAATCTCCAGTTCAATTGGCATCCGGTTCCAGCACGAGAAAGAGCCAGACATTTACACACAGCTGAACCAGTGTGGTCCCCTACTATGGCAGGTGGACTGTTCTCAATAGACAAAGACTTCTTTGAAAAACTTGGAACCTACGACAGTGGTTTTGATATCTGGGGTGGCGAGAATTTAGAACTATCGTTCAAAACTTGGATGTGCGGTGGCACACTTGAAATAGTCCCTTGCTCTCATGTGGGTCATATATTCAGGAAGAGATCTCCGTACAAATGGAAGAGTGGAGTGAATGTTTTGAAGAAGAATTCAGTCCGTTTAGCTGAGGTAGCTATATTTTATACCCTGACTCTgatttgattattattttatgcaaTGGGGAGAATAtaactaaattaattatgttctTTATAGGTTTGGCTGGATGACTTTGCCAAATATTATTACCAAAGAGTCGGTAACGATAAAGGTGATTTTGGAGACATCAGTAGCAGAAAAGCTCTCAGAGAAAACCTTGGATGTAAATCTTTCCATTGGTATTTGACAAACATCTACCCTGAGCTCTTCATTCCCGGAGAGTCGGTTGCCCAAGGCGAGGTTAGTATCACACTATGTGTAACTACAAAACttaatccaaaaaaatacattaattacTCAAATTTCAGTGGACATTCTGAAGTCCATACTTTAGTATTGGTGTCTAATTGTCCGTCATTGAGTGCaatcaataaagaaaatattgttgtgtgtttttttttcaacgtAATTGCATTGACAGATTCGTAATGTGGGCTTCCCCAAAGCGTGTTTGGACTCCCCGGTGCGAAGGCAGGACCTCCATAAGGCGGTGGGAATTTATATGTGTCACCGACAAGGAGGAAATCAGGTGTTATGTCGTTACCAGCTTGACTCTACCGGCAGTACCACTTTGTACGAGTTTCAGCACCAAAATTTAGTTTGCACTCAGTGTCTATCAGATGAACACCTCACCCATTTGCGCACTTTTTTCatttgtatgttttgttttttaaatgcaaGATAAGGAATCTGGGATTTCTTGGGAATTTCTGCTTAGATGCACCCACAGACGACGAGTACATTGAAAGCTCGGTTATGAAGCACAAGTGCCATGGACAAGGGGGAAATCAGGTTCGCCGCACAGACAATGGTCCTATGTGTGAACGTAGAAAGAGCTTTTGGGATCGTTTATCTAAATGTCTACGCACTTAAGGGATAACAAGTTGGGTTGCCATAAAAACTTGTTTATCAAAATCATAAACATTATCTTCATCCTATTTTGTGTTGACATAACTTGAGCTCACTTCGCTCGAATCGCA encodes the following:
- the LOC119693059 gene encoding putative polypeptide N-acetylgalactosaminyltransferase 9 isoform X1; amino-acid sequence: MFFLRRRTWIIKTLLVGTALWFMVALITHGGRNSIEGSAQVEYDEPEAKSFKSSKRKSEPAAYGSNLSDAQSHFNWIIRLADDGGLGVLAAPGADTALGELGKPVVLPKNISEETKLAVSEGWKKNAFNQYISDLISVRRKLPDPRDEWCKVPGRYLTNLPQTSVVICFHNEAWSVLLRTVHSVIDRSPEHLLKEIILVDDFSDMPHLMQQLDDYMSSLPKVRIIRANRREGLIRARLLGARYVTAPVLTYLDSHCECAEGWLEPLLDRIARNKTTVVCPVIDVIDDATLEFHYRDSSSVNVGGFDWNLQFNWHPVPARERARHLHTAEPVWSPTMAGGLFSIDKDFFEKLGTYDSGFDIWGGENLELSFKTWMCGGTLEIVPCSHVGHIFRKRSPYKWKSGVNVLKKNSVRLAEVWLDDFAKYYYQRVGNDKGDFGDISSRKALRENLGCKSFHWYLTNIYPELFIPGESVAQGEIRNVGFPKACLDSPVRRQDLHKAVGIYMCHRQGGNQYWMYSKQGEIRRDEVCLDYSGSNVVLYPCHGAKGNQLWIYNEATKQIQHGSSEKCMAVSKKKDGIVMEHCDVLEKRQKWSLENFKAERMKGLVSK
- the LOC119693059 gene encoding putative polypeptide N-acetylgalactosaminyltransferase 9 isoform X3; protein product: MFFLRRRTWIIKTLLVGTALWFMVALITHGGRNSIEGSAQVEYDEPEAKSFKSSKRKSEPAAYGSNLSDGLGVLAAPGADTALGELGKPVVLPKNISEETKLAVSEGWKKNAFNQYISDLISVRRKLPDPRDEWCKVPGRYLTNLPQTSVVICFHNEAWSVLLRTVHSVIDRSPEHLLKEIILVDDFSDMPHLMQQLDDYMSSLPKVRIIRANRREGLIRARLLGARYVTAPVLTYLDSHCECAEGWLEPLLDRIARNKTTVVCPVIDVIDDATLEFHYRDSSSVNVGGFDWNLQFNWHPVPARERARHLHTAEPVWSPTMAGGLFSIDKDFFEKLGTYDSGFDIWGGENLELSFKTWMCGGTLEIVPCSHVGHIFRKRSPYKWKSGVNVLKKNSVRLAEVWLDDFAKYYYQRVGNDKGDFGDISSRKALRENLGCKSFHWYLTNIYPELFIPGESVAQGEIRNVGFPKACLDSPVRRQDLHKAVGIYMCHRQGGNQYWMYSKQGEIRRDEVCLDYSGSNVVLYPCHGAKGNQLWIYNEATKQIQHGSSEKCMAVSKKKDGIVMEHCDVLEKRQKWSLENFKAERMKGLVSK
- the LOC119693059 gene encoding putative polypeptide N-acetylgalactosaminyltransferase 9 isoform X2, encoding MFFLRRRTWIIKTLLVGTALWFMVALITHGGRNSIEGSAQVEYDEPEAKSFKSSKRKSEPAAYGSNLSDAQSHFNWIIRLADDGGLGVLAAPGADTALGELGKPVVLPKNISEETKLAVSEGWKKNAFNQYISDLISVRRKLPDPRDEWCKVPGRYLTNLPQTSVVICFHNEAWSVLLRTVHSVIDRSPEHLLKEIILVDDFSDMPHLMQQLDDYMSSLPKVRIIRANRREGLIRARLLGARYVTAPVLTYLDSHCECAEGWLEPLLDRIARNKTTVVCPVIDVIDDATLEFHYRDSSSVNVGGFDWNLQFNWHPVPARERARHLHTAEPVWSPTMAGGLFSIDKDFFEKLGTYDSGFDIWGGENLELSFKTWMCGGTLEIVPCSHVGHIFRKRSPYKWKSGVNVLKKNSVRLAEVWLDDFAKYYYQRVGNDKGDFGDISSRKALRENLGCKSFHWYLTNIYPELFIPGESVAQGEIANPWSKLCLDSAANPEDSYKAVNLWPCHNEYGNQYWMYSKQGEIRRDEVCLDYSGSNVVLYPCHGAKGNQLWIYNEATKQIQHGSSEKCMAVSKKKDGIVMEHCDVLEKRQKWSLENFKAERMKGLVSK
- the LOC119693059 gene encoding putative polypeptide N-acetylgalactosaminyltransferase 9 isoform X4, which gives rise to MFFLRRRTWIIKTLLVGTALWFMVALITHGGRNSIEGSAQVEYDEPEAKSFKSSKRKSEPAAYGSNLSDAQSHFNWIIRLADDGGLGVLAAPGADTALGELGKPVVLPKNISEETKLAVSEGWKKNAFNQYISDLISVRRKLPDPRDEWCKVPGRYLTNLPQTSVVICFHNEAWSVLLRTVHSVIDRSPEHLLKEIILVDDFSDMPHLMQQLDDYMSSLPKVRIIRANRREGLIRARLLGARYVTAPVLTYLDSHCECAEGWLEPLLDRIARNKTTVVCPVIDVIDDATLEFHYRDSSSVNVGGFDWNLQFNWHPVPARERARHLHTAEPVWSPTMAGGLFSIDKDFFEKLGTYDSGFDIWGGENLELSFKTWMCGGTLEIVPCSHVGHIFRKRSPYKWKSGVNVLKKNSVRLAEVWLDDFAKYYYQRVGNDKGDFGDISSRKALRENLGCKSFHWYLTNIYPELFIPGESVAQGEIRNVGFPKACLDSPVRRQDLHKAVGIYMCHRQGGNQIANPWSKLCLDSAANPEDSYKAVNLWPCHNEYGNQYWMYSKQGEIRRDEVCLDYSGSNVVLYPCHGAKGNQLWIYNEATKQIQHGSSEKCMAVSKKKDGIVMEHCDVLEKRQKWSLENFKAERMKGLVSK